From a region of the Synechococcus sp. RS9916 genome:
- the dxs gene encoding 1-deoxy-D-xylulose-5-phosphate synthase — protein MHLSELTHPNQLHGLSVPELEQIAAQIRERHLEVVSNSGGHLGPGLGVVELTLALYQTLDLDQDRVIWDVGHQAYPHKLITGRYGDFHTLRQQGGVAGYLKRCESDFDHFGAGHASTSISAALGMAIARDRRGESFKCVAVIGDGALTGGMALEAINHAGHLPNTPLLVVLNDNDMSISPPVGALSTYLNRMRLSPPMQFLSGSVEESVKHLPFMGGELPPELNRLKDSMRRLAVPKVGAVFEELGFTYMGPIDGHDIAEMTRTFQAAHRVGGPVMVHVVTTKGKGYPYAEADQVGYHAQSAFDLATGKARPSKTPKPPSYSKVFGQTLVKLCEQDSTVIGITAAMATGTGLDLLQKAIPSQYVDVGIAEQHAVTLAGGMACEGLKPVVAIYSTFLQRAYDQLIHDIGIQNLPVTFVLDRAGIVGADGPTHQGQYDISYFRAIPNFTVMAPKDESELQRMMVTCLQHNGPTALRIPRGPGEGVPLMEEGWEPLTIGCGETLRQGDDLLIVAYGSMVSRAMATADLLSQKGVQATVVNARFLRPLDQALIHPLARRIEKVVTMEEGALAGGFGAAVLESFNDHDVLVPLLRLGIPDQLVDHATPQQSFEVLGLTPEQMLVRISERFGFDRVHDTLNQPSQTLIQS, from the coding sequence ATGCATCTGAGCGAGTTGACCCACCCCAATCAGCTGCATGGGCTGTCGGTGCCGGAGCTCGAGCAGATTGCTGCTCAGATTCGTGAGCGTCACCTCGAGGTGGTGTCCAACAGCGGTGGGCATCTGGGCCCAGGTCTGGGTGTCGTTGAGCTCACCCTGGCTCTTTATCAAACTCTGGATCTTGACCAAGATCGGGTGATTTGGGATGTGGGGCATCAGGCGTATCCCCACAAGCTGATCACGGGGCGTTACGGCGATTTCCACACCCTGCGTCAGCAGGGTGGTGTTGCCGGTTATTTGAAGCGCTGTGAGAGCGACTTCGACCATTTCGGTGCCGGTCACGCCAGCACCTCGATTTCCGCTGCTCTGGGTATGGCGATCGCCCGTGACCGTCGCGGTGAATCGTTCAAATGCGTCGCCGTGATTGGTGATGGCGCCCTGACGGGTGGGATGGCTTTGGAAGCCATCAATCACGCAGGTCATCTCCCCAACACGCCCTTGTTGGTCGTTCTCAACGACAACGACATGTCGATCTCCCCCCCGGTGGGAGCTCTGTCGACCTACCTCAACCGCATGCGCCTGAGTCCGCCCATGCAATTCCTCTCCGGGAGTGTTGAGGAGAGCGTCAAACATTTGCCCTTCATGGGCGGTGAGCTGCCTCCTGAACTCAACCGGCTGAAAGACAGCATGCGCCGACTGGCGGTCCCCAAGGTGGGTGCTGTGTTTGAAGAGCTCGGATTCACTTATATGGGTCCGATTGACGGGCACGACATCGCTGAGATGACGCGCACGTTCCAAGCTGCGCACCGTGTTGGGGGCCCGGTGATGGTCCACGTGGTCACCACCAAGGGCAAGGGTTATCCCTATGCCGAAGCCGACCAGGTTGGCTATCACGCGCAATCAGCCTTTGATTTGGCCACCGGTAAGGCTCGACCCAGCAAAACACCAAAGCCGCCCAGTTACAGCAAGGTGTTTGGCCAGACGCTGGTCAAGCTCTGCGAGCAGGACTCCACCGTGATCGGTATTACGGCTGCCATGGCCACTGGCACTGGTCTTGACCTGCTCCAAAAAGCCATTCCTTCGCAGTACGTCGATGTCGGCATTGCGGAGCAGCACGCCGTCACCTTGGCGGGGGGAATGGCTTGTGAGGGGCTCAAGCCCGTCGTGGCCATCTACAGCACGTTCCTGCAGCGTGCTTACGACCAACTGATTCACGACATCGGCATCCAGAATCTGCCGGTCACATTCGTTCTGGACCGAGCCGGGATTGTTGGTGCTGATGGCCCCACGCACCAGGGCCAGTACGACATCAGCTATTTCCGTGCCATTCCCAATTTCACGGTGATGGCTCCCAAAGATGAGTCAGAACTCCAGCGGATGATGGTGACCTGTCTGCAACACAACGGCCCGACAGCCCTCCGCATTCCCCGCGGTCCTGGCGAGGGTGTGCCCTTGATGGAAGAAGGTTGGGAGCCCTTGACGATCGGTTGCGGGGAAACCCTCCGCCAAGGCGATGATTTGCTGATCGTGGCCTACGGCTCCATGGTTAGTCGCGCCATGGCCACGGCTGACCTCCTCAGCCAAAAGGGTGTGCAAGCCACTGTGGTCAATGCCCGTTTCCTGCGTCCACTGGATCAAGCCTTGATTCATCCTTTGGCACGCCGCATCGAGAAGGTCGTGACCATGGAAGAGGGTGCTCTTGCTGGTGGGTTTGGAGCTGCTGTGCTGGAGTCGTTCAATGACCACGATGTGCTGGTTCCCTTGCTAAGGCTTGGAATCCCAGACCAGCTAGTGGATCACGCCACTCCTCAGCAGAGTTTCGAAGTGCTTGGCCTCACCCCAGAGCAGATGCTGGTTCGGATCAGTGAACGTTTTGGCTTCGATCGCGTTCACGACACGTTGAACCAGCCCTCTCAGACCCTGATTCAGAGCTGA
- the psaK gene encoding photosystem I reaction center subunit PsaK: MFTPLLAIAPASFSWSPKVALVMIVCNVIAIGIGKATIKFPNEGAKLPNATFFGGMGHAALLGTTSLGHVIGIGTIQGLAARGLL, encoded by the coding sequence ATGTTCACCCCGCTTCTGGCCATCGCTCCCGCCTCCTTCAGCTGGTCTCCCAAAGTGGCACTGGTGATGATCGTGTGCAATGTCATCGCCATTGGCATCGGCAAGGCGACCATCAAGTTCCCCAACGAGGGCGCCAAACTCCCTAACGCCACCTTCTTCGGCGGCATGGGCCACGCAGCCCTTCTCGGCACCACCAGCCTGGGTCATGTCATCGGTATCGGAACCATCCAGGGCCTCGCTGCTCGCGGCTTGCTCTGA
- a CDS encoding DUF3593 domain-containing protein: protein MMSWIQQLATIDPSPLFALSLLPYLVFLFWAAKAKNLHPLTLLGFRLTLLFVAVTIVAAIVALRVFDSELVGVDPLHGGAEAFLTLSNALIVAGLIQRAGVQRSSPPGE from the coding sequence ATGATGAGCTGGATTCAGCAGCTGGCGACCATTGACCCCTCGCCCCTGTTCGCGCTCTCACTCCTTCCCTATCTGGTCTTTTTGTTTTGGGCTGCCAAGGCCAAAAACTTGCATCCCCTGACGCTGCTTGGCTTCCGTCTCACACTTTTATTTGTTGCGGTGACGATCGTTGCTGCCATCGTCGCTCTGCGTGTTTTTGACAGCGAACTTGTGGGCGTTGATCCCCTGCATGGCGGTGCAGAAGCTTTTCTGACCCTCAGCAATGCCTTGATTGTGGCTGGATTAATCCAACGTGCTGGCGTGCAGCGTTCTTCTCCTCCGGGTGAATAA
- a CDS encoding DUF2499 domain-containing protein: protein MHALSLGTWWIHVASVLEWIVAILLLGLQAQRQQQNGLRWLALAMTPALISAMAACTWHLFDNSEQLRGLVVLQAGCTALGNVCLAAAAWVLVRNESAESQG from the coding sequence ATGCACGCGCTGTCGCTCGGCACATGGTGGATCCATGTCGCATCCGTTCTGGAGTGGATCGTGGCCATCCTTCTGCTGGGCCTTCAGGCACAACGGCAACAGCAGAACGGTCTGCGTTGGTTGGCCTTGGCCATGACTCCTGCTCTGATCAGTGCCATGGCGGCCTGCACATGGCATCTGTTCGACAACAGCGAACAATTGCGAGGTTTGGTGGTGTTGCAGGCGGGTTGCACCGCATTGGGCAATGTCTGTCTTGCGGCTGCGGCGTGGGTGCTTGTACGGAATGAATCAGCGGAGTCGCAAGGATGA
- the csaB gene encoding polysaccharide pyruvyl transferase CsaB, translating to MLQPLDNDSAKTGSMALIETARTRNVLVCGYYGEHNLGDDALLEVLLTQLPSDWKALVTAHDGLAVNASHPEVQTVQRRSLTTTIKALMRSQALVLGGGSLLQDSTSFKSLIYYLILIALARFNGKPVVLWGQGLGPLRRRLSRSLVRLILPWVQAIGWRDPESQALADRWRIRVPALMAADPVWSYPGSIWKGADCSSNERMGLVLCWRPTDLLDVAGWSALLHGVEALSAEHGLPVTWLAFHQHQDQQLPQLLQSDGLMSAALAERSQFVMATSLPQVMDVFSRAQLVLPMRLHALILAQLAGAPCFALSYDPKVRAAAAMAGVDCAELDDLPSRSFLLERWSGQMMQPPNSQMIQSIKDDAARHGAMLHSALMT from the coding sequence GTGTTGCAACCGCTGGATAATGACTCTGCCAAGACAGGCTCAATGGCGTTGATCGAGACGGCCAGGACGCGCAACGTGCTCGTCTGCGGCTATTACGGAGAGCACAACCTTGGTGATGACGCTCTGCTGGAGGTCCTGCTGACCCAGCTGCCTTCCGATTGGAAGGCGTTGGTCACCGCCCATGACGGGCTCGCTGTCAATGCGTCGCACCCTGAAGTGCAGACGGTTCAGCGCCGGTCGTTGACGACGACGATCAAAGCGCTGATGCGGTCCCAAGCCCTTGTCTTGGGAGGCGGCAGCCTGCTGCAGGACAGCACCAGTTTCAAGAGCCTGATCTATTACCTCATCCTCATTGCTCTGGCCCGTTTCAACGGCAAACCCGTTGTCCTCTGGGGGCAAGGTCTGGGTCCGCTTCGTCGACGATTGAGCCGTTCCTTGGTCCGTTTGATCCTCCCCTGGGTCCAGGCGATTGGCTGGCGGGATCCGGAGTCGCAGGCCTTGGCCGATCGTTGGAGGATTCGGGTTCCTGCCCTGATGGCGGCGGATCCTGTTTGGAGTTATCCAGGATCGATCTGGAAGGGAGCTGATTGCTCAAGCAACGAGCGCATGGGGCTGGTGCTGTGTTGGCGACCCACCGATCTGTTGGATGTCGCTGGATGGTCTGCGCTGTTGCATGGGGTGGAAGCTCTGTCGGCCGAGCACGGGCTTCCAGTGACCTGGCTGGCCTTCCATCAGCACCAGGATCAACAGCTCCCCCAGTTGCTTCAGTCCGATGGATTGATGAGCGCTGCCCTTGCCGAGCGATCGCAATTCGTAATGGCGACCTCCTTACCACAGGTGATGGATGTGTTCTCCCGAGCCCAGTTGGTGCTGCCCATGCGTCTGCACGCCTTGATCTTGGCGCAGCTAGCCGGTGCACCTTGTTTTGCGCTCAGTTATGACCCGAAGGTGCGTGCTGCAGCTGCCATGGCTGGGGTGGATTGCGCTGAGTTGGATGATTTGCCCAGTCGCAGCTTTCTCCTTGAGCGCTGGTCAGGTCAGATGATGCAACCTCCTAACTCTCAGATGATTCAGTCGATCAAAGATGATGCGGCCCGCCATGGAGCCATGTTGCACTCAGCCTTAATGACCTGA